A single genomic interval of Nycticebus coucang isolate mNycCou1 chromosome 21, mNycCou1.pri, whole genome shotgun sequence harbors:
- the LOC128573745 gene encoding NADH dehydrogenase [ubiquinone] flavoprotein 2, mitochondrial-like: protein MSPRSFFSRRLVQDNTEIFLTPGRHMRNLHKAAVQNGAGGALFVVAEVLQVPPMRVYEVATFYTMYNRKPVGKYHIQVCTTTSCRLGNSDSILEAIQKKLGMGYIIL, encoded by the exons ATGTCACCCAGGTCCTTCTTCTCTAGGAGGCTCGTTCAAGACAACACTGAAATctttctaactcca gGAAGACATATGAGGAATTTGCATAAGGCAGCTGTGCAAAATGGAGCAGGAGGAGCTTTATTTGTG gtTGCAGAAGTTTTACAAGTACCTCCAATGAGAGTATACGAAGTAGCAACTTTTTATACAATGTATAATCGAAAGCCAGTTGGAAAGTATCACATTCAGGTCTGCACTACTACCTCTTGCAGGCTTGGAAACTCTGACAGCATCCTGGAAGCAATTCAGAAAAAGCTTGGTATGGGATACATTATATTGTGA